Proteins encoded in a region of the Shewanella polaris genome:
- a CDS encoding FAD-dependent monooxygenase has translation MQDASLTATHCSNTIDYDVVVVGGGMVGAAAAIGLGQLGLSVAVIESRQPQAYEPEQPLDVRVSAISVASEQLLTRLGVMEHLLTLRHAPYNGLETWELDGCLTAFNAEQVGQAHLGYFFENRLIQLSLWQQIDQMDNITLLCPHSVAQFERLADRQQVSIKLDNGDTLTTKLLIGADGANSQVRQWAGIGVTGWDYAQSAMLININTETPQQTVTWQQFTPAGPRSLLPLPGHHASLVWYDDANRIKQLSQLNNLQLAEQIRLHFPSRLDPRFTVESRGSFPLTRRHAQGYYQNNVVIIGDAAHTINPLAGQGVNIGFKDVDLLVAQVANAIGCGETWWQTPVLKRYQQSRYLDNQLMMTAMDVFYAGFSNNILPLKLLRNGALKLANIDSPIKRKVLKYALGLS, from the coding sequence ATGCAAGATGCTTCTCTTACTGCAACTCATTGCTCCAATACCATTGATTATGATGTTGTCGTTGTCGGCGGCGGAATGGTTGGCGCTGCAGCAGCAATTGGATTAGGTCAGTTAGGGCTAAGCGTGGCGGTGATCGAATCACGCCAGCCACAAGCTTATGAACCTGAGCAACCGCTAGATGTAAGGGTGTCGGCTATTAGTGTGGCGTCTGAGCAGTTGCTAACTCGTTTAGGTGTGATGGAGCATTTACTTACCCTGCGTCACGCACCTTACAACGGTTTGGAAACGTGGGAACTCGACGGTTGTTTAACTGCATTTAATGCCGAACAAGTTGGTCAGGCGCACTTAGGCTATTTTTTTGAAAACCGGTTAATTCAATTGAGTCTATGGCAGCAAATCGATCAAATGGACAATATCACCTTATTGTGTCCCCATAGTGTGGCCCAATTTGAACGTTTAGCAGACCGTCAGCAAGTGAGTATAAAGCTTGATAATGGCGATACACTGACGACTAAGCTGCTCATTGGTGCCGATGGTGCTAATTCGCAAGTGCGTCAATGGGCTGGGATTGGTGTGACAGGCTGGGATTATGCCCAATCGGCGATGTTAATTAATATCAATACTGAAACACCACAACAAACGGTCACTTGGCAGCAGTTTACGCCAGCCGGTCCCCGTAGTTTGTTACCTTTGCCTGGTCATCACGCTTCATTAGTATGGTATGACGATGCCAATCGTATTAAACAATTATCACAACTCAATAATCTTCAACTTGCTGAACAAATACGACTACATTTCCCGTCACGGTTAGATCCTCGTTTTACTGTAGAAAGTCGCGGGAGCTTCCCGTTAACGCGTCGACATGCACAAGGCTATTACCAAAATAATGTGGTGATCATTGGTGACGCAGCCCATACCATTAATCCATTAGCTGGGCAGGGGGTTAATATTGGTTTTAAAGATGTTGATTTGCTGGTGGCTCAAGTGGCTAATGCCATTGGCTGCGGTGAAACATGGTGGCAAACGCCAGTATTAAAACGCTATCAACAATCACGTTACCTTGATAATCAATTAATGATGACCGCAATGGATGTATTTTATGCGGGCTTTAGTAATAATATTTTGCCATTAAAATTACTGCGAAATGGTGCGTTAAAACTCGCCAATATTGATTCTCCAATTAAGCGAAAAGTCTTGAAGTATGCACTTGGACTTAGTTAA
- the pth gene encoding aminoacyl-tRNA hydrolase — MSNIKLIVGLANPGAEYAQTRHNAGAWYVQELARICNVQLTPDSKYFGVTARATLHGRDVRLLIPTTYMNLSGKSVAALANFFRILPEEILVAHDELDMEPGVAKFKLGGGHGGHNGLKDIIACLGNDKNFYRLRIGIGHPGDKNKVSGYVLGRAPAVEQERISAAIDEAVRSTEILFNQDMAKAMHRLHSFKAE, encoded by the coding sequence ATGAGTAACATTAAACTGATTGTCGGGTTGGCAAACCCAGGTGCTGAATACGCACAAACTCGCCATAATGCTGGTGCATGGTACGTGCAAGAATTAGCGCGTATTTGCAATGTTCAATTAACACCAGACAGCAAATATTTTGGGGTTACTGCTCGTGCTACTTTGCACGGAAGAGATGTGCGTTTGTTGATCCCAACAACGTACATGAACTTAAGCGGAAAGTCGGTTGCAGCGTTAGCCAACTTTTTCCGGATACTGCCCGAAGAAATCTTGGTCGCCCATGATGAGCTCGACATGGAGCCCGGTGTCGCCAAATTTAAATTAGGTGGCGGTCATGGTGGTCATAACGGTTTAAAAGACATTATTGCCTGTTTAGGTAATGACAAAAACTTTTATCGCTTGCGCATTGGTATTGGTCATCCTGGTGATAAAAATAAAGTCAGTGGCTATGTACTGGGTAGAGCACCAGCAGTAGAACAAGAACGAATAAGTGCTGCGATTGATGAAGCGGTTCGTTCCACCGAGATATTATTTAACCAAGACATGGCGAAAGCTATGCACAGATTACATTCGTTCAAAGCAGAATAA
- the ychF gene encoding redox-regulated ATPase YchF — MGFKCGIVGLPNVGKSTLFNALTQAGIEAANFPFCTIEPNTGVVPVPDARLDALAEIVKPQRILPTTMEFVDIAGLVAGASKGEGLGNKFLANIRETDAIGHVVRCFEDPNIVHVANKIDPAGDIEVINTELALADLDACERAIFRQAKRAKGGDGDAKFEVAVLEKMRPLLNEGQMLRSLELTKEELAAVAYLNFLTIKPTMYIANVADDGFENNPHLDVVRAIAATENAIVVPVCAAIESELAEMEADDRAEFMTDLGIEESGLDRVIRAGYELLNLQTYFTAGVKEVRAWTVPVGASAPQAAGVIHTDFERGFIRAQVMAYQDFITYKGEAGAKDAGKLRVEGKTYVVKDGDVMHFLFNV, encoded by the coding sequence ATGGGTTTTAAATGCGGCATTGTTGGTCTTCCAAACGTAGGTAAGTCAACGTTGTTTAATGCGTTAACACAAGCGGGTATTGAAGCGGCAAACTTTCCGTTTTGTACTATTGAGCCAAATACTGGGGTAGTACCTGTACCAGATGCACGCCTTGACGCGTTAGCGGAAATTGTAAAACCACAACGCATATTACCGACTACAATGGAGTTTGTGGATATTGCTGGTTTAGTGGCTGGCGCTTCTAAAGGTGAAGGTTTAGGTAATAAGTTTTTAGCTAACATTCGTGAAACCGATGCAATTGGTCACGTTGTACGTTGTTTTGAAGATCCGAACATTGTTCACGTGGCGAACAAAATCGATCCTGCTGGCGATATTGAAGTGATCAATACCGAATTAGCGCTAGCCGATTTAGATGCATGTGAGCGTGCTATTTTTCGTCAAGCCAAGCGTGCTAAAGGTGGTGACGGTGATGCGAAATTTGAAGTCGCTGTACTTGAAAAAATGCGTCCACTGTTAAATGAAGGCCAAATGTTACGTTCGTTGGAATTAACTAAAGAAGAGTTGGCAGCCGTTGCTTACCTTAATTTCTTAACGATTAAACCTACGATGTACATTGCTAACGTTGCTGACGATGGCTTTGAAAACAACCCTCATTTAGATGTTGTTCGTGCTATTGCAGCAACAGAAAATGCCATAGTTGTGCCTGTGTGTGCTGCTATTGAATCTGAATTAGCAGAAATGGAAGCCGATGACCGTGCAGAGTTTATGACCGATCTTGGTATAGAAGAATCAGGTTTAGATCGGGTTATTCGTGCCGGTTACGAACTATTGAATCTGCAAACTTACTTTACTGCGGGTGTAAAAGAAGTGCGTGCATGGACGGTTCCTGTCGGTGCATCTGCTCCGCAAGCTGCGGGTGTTATCCATACCGACTTCGAGCGTGGTTTTATTCGTGCACAGGTAATGGCGTATCAAGATTTTATTACCTACAAAGGTGAAGCTGGCG